In Psychrobacter sp. JCM 18902, a single window of DNA contains:
- a CDS encoding anthranilate synthase component I family protein, with product MMNFEEYQAFKDRGFSHAPLIKKRLMDAQTPVSVFSKVRDLSGSAYLFESVVGGERWARYSMIGLGSDLILQYADGNMTVKKNDHTDVDAVADPFDYIRQLMAQYKMPTVEDIATLPSFSGGLVGYFGYDMVRVIEPSVGLSDAPNSMTMPDMWLMLSMSVIVFDSLENTLSIIVYADCHTEDGYSNAIRELEKIEEKLAEMPNLSAPVMPTPTFTSQTGAQKYCHDVNKIKDYILAGDVMQVVPAQRLTADYTGDSLAVYRALRFLNPSPYLFLVHGYTLDDHKRFDIIGASPEILSRIENGKVTVRPLAGTRRRGQNEAEDLALEEELLSDKKEIAEHLMLIDLGRNDIGRVCEYGSVKVTEKMFVERYSQVMHIASNVEGTILPNKDALDVFCATFPAGTLSGAPKIRAMQIIDEIEPVRRAVFGGSVGYLGWHGNMDTAIAIRTAVMRRGKIHIQAGAGVVADSIPEAEWEETNKKALALVKAVKMACNGLRIR from the coding sequence ATGATGAACTTTGAAGAGTATCAAGCTTTTAAAGACCGTGGCTTTAGTCATGCCCCACTGATAAAAAAACGTCTAATGGACGCACAGACACCAGTATCTGTATTTTCTAAAGTACGTGATTTAAGCGGCTCTGCATATTTATTTGAGTCTGTCGTAGGCGGGGAGCGTTGGGCACGATATTCGATGATTGGTTTAGGTAGTGATCTCATTTTGCAGTATGCCGATGGTAATATGACCGTCAAAAAAAATGACCATACCGATGTCGATGCAGTCGCTGACCCGTTTGACTATATCCGTCAGCTAATGGCGCAATATAAGATGCCAACAGTCGAGGATATTGCAACGCTACCGAGCTTTAGCGGCGGCTTAGTAGGTTACTTTGGCTATGACATGGTGAGGGTTATCGAGCCAAGCGTGGGTTTATCAGATGCCCCCAATTCGATGACAATGCCGGATATGTGGCTGATGCTATCAATGAGCGTGATTGTTTTTGACAGTTTAGAAAATACGTTATCTATCATCGTTTATGCTGATTGTCACACTGAAGATGGCTATAGCAATGCCATCCGCGAGCTAGAAAAAATTGAAGAAAAACTGGCAGAAATGCCAAATCTGAGCGCACCCGTAATGCCGACGCCGACATTTACCTCACAAACAGGCGCGCAGAAATATTGTCATGATGTCAATAAAATAAAGGATTACATTTTAGCAGGCGATGTCATGCAAGTCGTTCCTGCGCAGCGTTTGACGGCCGATTATACTGGCGACTCATTAGCAGTTTATCGTGCCCTACGATTCTTAAATCCATCGCCTTATTTATTCTTGGTGCATGGTTACACCCTCGATGATCACAAGCGTTTCGACATTATTGGAGCATCCCCTGAGATATTATCACGTATCGAAAATGGCAAAGTGACGGTACGACCATTGGCGGGTACTCGTAGACGCGGACAAAATGAAGCGGAAGATTTAGCGCTTGAAGAAGAGCTGCTGAGTGATAAAAAAGAGATCGCCGAGCACTTGATGCTTATCGATTTGGGTCGTAATGATATTGGCCGCGTTTGTGAATATGGCAGTGTCAAAGTCACCGAAAAGATGTTTGTCGAGCGTTATTCGCAAGTGATGCACATTGCTTCTAATGTTGAAGGGACGATATTGCCCAATAAGGATGCGTTGGATGTTTTTTGTGCGACGTTCCCCGCTGGTACGCTATCAGGTGCGCCCAAAATACGCGCCATGCAAATCATTGACGAGATAGAGCCAGTCCGCCGAGCGGTATTTGGCGGCTCAGTCGGTTATCTGGGCTGGCATGGCAACATGGATACCGCCATTGCTATTCGTACTGCCGTGATGCGCCGCGGCAAGATACATATCCAAGCGGGTGCTGGGGTTGTTGCTGATTCTATTCCAGAAGCAGAGTGGGAAGAGACCAACAAAAAAGCATTGGCATTGGTAAAAGCGGTAAAAATGGCGTGTAATGGTTTACGGATTCGCTAG